One segment of Natronosalvus halobius DNA contains the following:
- the gatB gene encoding Asp-tRNA(Asn)/Glu-tRNA(Gln) amidotransferase subunit GatB has protein sequence MTAQTVQQGDLVTVIGLEVHVQLETNTKIFCGCSTDPADGPNEHVCPVCLGLPGALPVLNEAAVEAAVKIGKAIDADIPEETRFHRKNYYYPDLPKNFQITQYDEPICQDGELEVAVEGERREITIERAHLEEDPGSLQHVGGSIDTADYTLVDYNRAGTPLMEIVTAPDFRSPQEVRAFLAELEEVLEYLGVFDAERDGSLRIDANLSIVDGEEVDGDGSIGREALETANRTEVKNISSHKGAEKALAYEETRQKNAVRRGREVEQETRHWDESRGITVSMRSKEAEKDYRYFQEADLPPLRVSHWKDEISIPELPKARRERFGEEYGLGEEAASKLTSTKQVADFYEDVASAFDPDLAATWVADELLGELNYRDMDVTDLEGRLDEVARLVELVASDEITAKNAKEVVLRGMLDDGHDPDAIVEREGLGKTDQDEVQTAVVEAIEENPDAVADYEAGEGGAINFLVGQVMQKTGGSADPGDVNGLLRAELED, from the coding sequence ATGACCGCACAAACCGTCCAGCAGGGGGACCTCGTCACCGTCATCGGTCTCGAGGTGCACGTCCAGCTGGAGACGAACACCAAGATATTCTGTGGCTGTTCCACCGACCCCGCCGACGGACCGAACGAACACGTCTGCCCTGTCTGTCTGGGCCTCCCCGGCGCCCTGCCCGTCCTCAACGAGGCCGCCGTCGAAGCCGCCGTCAAGATTGGCAAGGCCATCGACGCCGACATCCCTGAGGAAACGCGCTTTCACCGGAAGAACTACTACTACCCCGACCTGCCCAAGAACTTCCAAATTACCCAGTACGACGAGCCGATCTGCCAGGACGGCGAACTCGAGGTCGCCGTCGAGGGCGAACGCCGGGAGATTACGATCGAACGCGCCCACCTCGAGGAGGACCCCGGGAGTCTCCAGCACGTCGGCGGCAGCATCGACACCGCCGACTACACGCTCGTCGACTACAACCGCGCCGGCACGCCGCTCATGGAGATCGTCACGGCCCCCGACTTTCGCAGCCCCCAGGAGGTTCGGGCATTCCTCGCGGAACTCGAGGAAGTGCTCGAGTACCTGGGCGTCTTCGACGCCGAACGCGACGGTAGCCTGCGGATCGACGCCAACCTCTCGATCGTCGACGGCGAGGAGGTCGACGGCGACGGCTCGATCGGCCGCGAGGCACTCGAGACAGCCAACCGGACCGAGGTGAAGAACATCTCGAGTCACAAGGGCGCCGAGAAGGCGCTGGCCTACGAGGAGACCCGCCAGAAGAACGCGGTTCGACGCGGTCGCGAAGTCGAACAGGAGACCCGCCACTGGGACGAGAGCCGCGGGATCACGGTCTCGATGCGCTCGAAGGAAGCCGAGAAGGACTACCGGTACTTCCAGGAGGCCGACCTGCCGCCGCTGCGGGTCTCTCACTGGAAGGACGAGATCTCGATTCCGGAACTTCCCAAGGCCCGTCGCGAGCGGTTCGGCGAGGAGTACGGCCTGGGCGAGGAGGCGGCGTCGAAGCTCACCTCCACGAAGCAGGTCGCCGACTTTTACGAGGACGTCGCCAGCGCGTTCGATCCCGACCTGGCGGCAACCTGGGTCGCCGATGAACTCCTCGGCGAACTCAACTACCGTGACATGGACGTCACCGACCTCGAGGGCCGCCTGGACGAGGTCGCACGGCTGGTCGAACTCGTCGCGAGCGACGAGATCACGGCGAAGAACGCGAAAGAGGTCGTCCTCCGCGGGATGCTCGACGACGGCCACGATCCGGACGCCATCGTCGAGCGCGAAGGGCTGGGCAAGACCGACCAGGACGAAGTACAGACCGCCGTCGTCGAGGCCATCGAGGAGAACCCCGATGCAGTGGCCGACTACGAGGCCGGCGAGGGCGGCGCGATCAACTTCCTCGTCGGGCAGGTCATGCAAAAGACCGGCGGGAGCGCCGATCCGGGCGACGTCAACGGATTGCTTCGGGCCGAACTCGAGGACTGA
- a CDS encoding sensor histidine kinase: protein MRPPSNGHRHVIENVPNGVLVLFDDSLRYRIVGPRTLPFSGNPTAEMVGESLDELFPDETGSRLEPELRETLAGTPRSFDIEYDERVHHVETKPVTIEDELYGVLLTQEVTEPRETAAELEAQNERLDQFASMVSHDLRNPLSIAFGELALYRETGDEDSLDRISDALERIDDLLLDLTILARPGLQSADHGPVSIETIARDSWTMVETKDATLEVDDCTVAGSEGQLQALFENLFRNAIGHGGADVTVRVGPLADGFYVEDTGSGIGASTRERIFEHGFTTGYSGSGIGLTIVARIADEHGLKVTLAESEEGGARFEFRSSSD from the coding sequence TTGCGGCCGCCATCGAATGGCCATCGGCACGTCATCGAAAACGTCCCCAACGGCGTCCTGGTACTATTCGACGACTCCCTCCGATACCGAATTGTGGGACCGCGCACCCTCCCGTTTTCAGGAAACCCGACGGCCGAGATGGTCGGTGAATCACTCGACGAGCTCTTCCCCGACGAAACCGGCTCTCGGCTCGAACCCGAACTCCGCGAAACGCTCGCGGGAACGCCCCGCTCCTTCGATATCGAGTATGACGAGCGCGTTCACCACGTCGAGACGAAACCGGTCACGATCGAGGACGAGCTTTACGGCGTCTTGCTCACCCAGGAGGTCACAGAACCCCGCGAGACGGCGGCTGAACTCGAGGCACAGAACGAGCGACTCGATCAGTTCGCGAGCATGGTTTCTCACGACCTCCGAAACCCGCTGTCGATCGCGTTCGGCGAACTCGCGTTGTATCGCGAGACCGGCGACGAGGACAGCCTGGATCGCATCTCGGATGCGCTCGAACGGATCGACGATCTCCTCCTCGACCTGACGATACTGGCTCGGCCCGGCTTGCAATCGGCCGACCACGGTCCGGTTTCGATCGAGACGATCGCTCGGGACTCCTGGACGATGGTCGAGACGAAAGACGCCACGCTCGAGGTCGACGACTGCACCGTGGCCGGTAGCGAGGGACAGCTCCAGGCGCTCTTCGAGAACCTGTTTCGAAACGCGATCGGCCACGGCGGGGCGGACGTGACGGTTCGGGTCGGTCCGCTGGCGGACGGATTTTACGTCGAGGATACCGGCTCGGGTATCGGTGCGTCGACGCGGGAGCGAATCTTCGAACACGGATTTACTACGGGATACAGCGGGTCCGGTATCGGTCTGACCATCGTTGCACGAATCGCCGACGAGCATGGACTCAAGGTGACGCTCGCGGAGAGCGAGGAAGGCGGTGCGCGCTTCGAATTCCGCTCCTCGAGCGACTGA
- a CDS encoding SRPBCC family protein, whose translation MDRILVSTVVYRSPEAVFPYLADFTRYPRYADHLESVTVDGDGGPGTRYDLRLAWWKLSYTARSEVTDVSAPTSLQWRLTKDLDAEGEWRVEPAPDVAPPEEETASRLYFEAVYDPHSASEDAVSLPRFVSMSWVIDKIRPRLMNEARRVLERLVADVEGTHRSIELTVHEAP comes from the coding sequence GTGGACCGAATCCTCGTTAGCACGGTCGTCTATCGCTCGCCCGAGGCGGTCTTTCCGTACCTTGCGGACTTCACACGGTACCCGCGCTACGCCGACCACCTCGAGTCAGTCACCGTCGATGGCGACGGCGGTCCAGGAACGCGCTACGACCTTCGACTGGCGTGGTGGAAGCTCAGCTACACGGCGCGGTCGGAGGTCACTGACGTTTCTGCGCCGACGTCGCTGCAGTGGCGACTGACGAAAGACCTCGACGCGGAGGGTGAGTGGCGCGTCGAGCCCGCGCCAGACGTAGCGCCGCCGGAAGAAGAGACGGCCAGCCGCCTCTACTTCGAGGCCGTCTACGACCCCCACTCGGCTAGCGAGGACGCCGTCTCGCTTCCCCGATTCGTCTCGATGAGTTGGGTAATCGACAAAATACGTCCGCGACTGATGAACGAGGCCCGTCGCGTCCTCGAGCGCCTCGTCGCGGACGTCGAAGGGACGCACCGATCGATCGAGTTGACCGTTCACGAGGCGCCGTAG
- a CDS encoding plastocyanin/azurin family copper-binding protein: MNPSEDETRLSRRLFLAGTAGTAVVTGVSASALAQEDNETDTGDGNETDTNGNETDTEDGNETAEDGGEGGESEDGNGEGDESEGDGEDNESEDGGGGGGGTTETVEVDDNEFVPDSLSVEPGTTVVWEWVGSGQHNVSPGETPDEADWEGHTDLQAEGTYEHTFDVEGTYEYVCDPHVSVGMTGSIEVAEGAGGGGEGGAISLVPDAAWTLLVATLAGVLSTLSLVYGFMRYGGDSGE; encoded by the coding sequence ATGAACCCATCCGAGGACGAGACACGACTCTCACGGCGACTCTTTCTCGCCGGCACGGCGGGGACGGCGGTCGTCACTGGCGTGAGTGCGAGCGCGCTCGCGCAGGAAGACAACGAGACGGATACCGGTGACGGCAACGAAACTGACACCAACGGTAACGAAACTGATACCGAGGACGGCAACGAAACGGCCGAGGATGGCGGCGAAGGAGGCGAGTCCGAAGACGGGAACGGTGAAGGGGACGAGTCCGAGGGCGATGGGGAGGACAACGAGTCCGAAGACGGCGGTGGCGGCGGAGGCGGCACCACTGAAACCGTCGAGGTCGACGACAACGAGTTCGTCCCCGACAGCCTCTCGGTCGAACCCGGCACCACGGTCGTCTGGGAGTGGGTCGGCTCCGGCCAACACAACGTCTCCCCGGGCGAAACCCCGGACGAGGCTGACTGGGAAGGCCACACGGACCTCCAGGCGGAAGGAACCTACGAACACACCTTCGACGTCGAGGGAACGTACGAATACGTCTGTGACCCACACGTCAGCGTCGGGATGACCGGCAGCATCGAAGTCGCCGAAGGGGCGGGCGGCGGCGGTGAAGGAGGCGCTATCTCCCTCGTTCCTGACGCCGCCTGGACGCTCCTCGTCGCGACGCTGGCCGGCGTCCTCTCGACGCTCTCGCTCGTGTACGGCTTCATGCGCTACGGTGGAGACTCGGGCGAGTAA
- a CDS encoding M42 family metallopeptidase, with protein sequence MSQPFDLELLTELTETSGVPGYEDRIRALVEREFENSVDRVRTDAMGNVVGTIEGESDYSVAVAAHMDEIGFMVKHIAGDDDGFGFLQLDALGGWDARVLKAQRVTIHTEDGDLPAVIGSPPPHTLSDEDRSKTPDVDDVYVDTGLPKDDLQERVSVGDLVTMDQSTERVGETVTGKALDDRVCLFAMLEAARRIEDPDVTIHFCATVQEEVGLRGAKALGVDVDPDLAIALDVTVANDVPGFEAAEHVTRLGDGAAIKLKDGSVITSPKVHRRLKRVAEDEDIDHQLEILPAGGTDTAGFQNTRGAKPVGALSIPTRYLHTVTEMAHVDDVAATIDLLAAFLESETGEHDYRY encoded by the coding sequence ATGTCTCAACCGTTCGATCTCGAACTCCTGACCGAACTCACCGAGACCAGCGGGGTCCCGGGGTACGAAGACCGGATTCGCGCTCTCGTCGAGCGCGAGTTCGAGAACAGCGTCGACCGCGTCCGCACCGACGCGATGGGTAACGTCGTCGGCACCATCGAGGGCGAGAGCGACTACAGCGTCGCCGTCGCCGCCCACATGGACGAAATCGGCTTCATGGTCAAGCACATCGCCGGCGACGACGACGGCTTTGGCTTCCTCCAGCTCGACGCCCTCGGCGGCTGGGACGCCCGCGTCCTCAAGGCCCAGCGCGTGACAATTCACACCGAGGACGGCGACCTTCCCGCCGTCATCGGCTCGCCCCCGCCACACACCCTCAGCGACGAGGACCGCTCGAAGACCCCCGATGTCGACGACGTCTACGTCGACACCGGCCTCCCGAAGGACGACCTCCAGGAGCGCGTCTCGGTTGGCGACCTCGTCACGATGGATCAGTCGACCGAGCGCGTCGGCGAGACCGTCACCGGTAAGGCGCTCGACGACCGCGTTTGCCTGTTCGCCATGCTCGAGGCCGCCCGCCGGATCGAGGACCCGGACGTGACGATTCACTTCTGTGCCACGGTCCAGGAGGAGGTTGGCCTCCGCGGGGCGAAGGCCCTCGGCGTCGACGTTGACCCCGACCTGGCCATCGCCCTGGACGTCACCGTCGCCAACGACGTTCCAGGCTTCGAGGCCGCAGAGCACGTCACCCGCCTCGGCGACGGCGCCGCGATCAAGCTCAAGGACGGGAGCGTCATCACCAGCCCGAAGGTCCACCGCCGACTCAAGCGCGTCGCCGAGGACGAAGACATCGACCACCAGCTCGAGATCCTGCCCGCTGGGGGGACAGACACCGCCGGCTTCCAGAACACCCGCGGTGCGAAGCCGGTCGGCGCGCTCTCCATCCCGACGCGGTACCTCCACACTGTGACCGAGATGGCCCACGTTGACGACGTTGCGGCGACCATCGACCTGCTTGCGGCGTTTCTCGAGTCCGAAACCGGCGAGCACGACTACCGCTACTGA
- a CDS encoding amidohydrolase family protein, with product MLELEHDFRVVDVHARLSPDGRGEPSTRVPPATPDRMEREMHQAGIVRAVVFPGTRPGESYVAANNGVARRSVERPFVAFARINGVNALETDRTGRFRNAVSRRQPFHTTPEDVEQYAYDDRFHGFVLDPAVDGVPDETVLEKLEAASLPVIVRGGENAPPSAFVDPLLDRGFPAIVSHAGPSVSRPSAHAFLDLLEAVDDCYLETSGVRYREVLERALLEHPDRVLFGSGAPDWHPNVAIMEILTLDVSADKLRRAFSKNACRVIDSLRPE from the coding sequence ATGCTCGAGCTGGAACACGACTTCCGCGTCGTCGACGTCCACGCTCGGCTGTCCCCGGACGGCAGGGGCGAGCCGTCGACTCGAGTACCTCCGGCGACGCCCGACCGAATGGAACGGGAGATGCACCAGGCCGGCATCGTTCGGGCGGTCGTCTTTCCCGGAACCAGGCCCGGCGAGTCCTACGTCGCCGCGAACAACGGCGTCGCCCGTCGGAGCGTCGAGCGGCCGTTCGTCGCCTTCGCCCGCATCAACGGCGTGAACGCGCTCGAGACCGATCGAACGGGGCGGTTCCGAAACGCCGTGAGTCGTCGCCAGCCATTCCACACGACCCCCGAAGACGTCGAGCAGTACGCCTACGACGACCGATTCCACGGCTTCGTCCTCGATCCGGCGGTCGACGGCGTCCCCGACGAAACCGTCCTCGAAAAACTCGAGGCCGCGTCCCTGCCCGTGATCGTTCGCGGGGGCGAGAACGCGCCGCCGTCGGCGTTCGTCGACCCTCTCCTGGACCGGGGGTTTCCGGCGATCGTTTCTCATGCGGGCCCCTCGGTCAGTCGGCCATCCGCCCACGCGTTCCTCGATTTGCTCGAGGCCGTGGACGACTGCTACCTCGAGACCAGCGGGGTTCGCTACCGGGAGGTCCTCGAGCGAGCGCTACTCGAGCATCCCGACCGCGTCCTCTTCGGAAGCGGCGCGCCGGACTGGCACCCGAACGTGGCGATCATGGAGATTCTGACCCTCGACGTATCGGCGGACAAACTGCGCCGCGCATTTTCGAAGAACGCCTGCCGCGTGATCGACTCGTTGCGGCCCGAGTGA